Proteins encoded by one window of Mycolicibacterium cosmeticum:
- a CDS encoding membrane protein yields MVAMYSDPGGYGGGPRPAYPPPGYGGYPGHPGYPGYPPPGHGYYGGYPGPPPEVKPGIIALRPLNLSDIFNGAFAYIRANPKATLGLTTIVVVIAQLFALLLQITPLASSGALDSAYTGEDAPAVALIGPTLGTIAGAVATWVSGIVLAGLLTVIVGRAVFGSGITIGAAWQRLRGRIWALLGFTALEAVGAILLVGVAVGLTVVAVVVGDAAAGFLVGIPLLLGLVILMVYLGTMLSFVPPLIVLERLPILAAVQRSFALIRNDFWRVFGIRLLATMVAGMIAGAVAVPFSFGGQILLLASETTAAAVVGLVLISVGAAIGQILTSPFTAGVVVLQYTDRRIRAEAFDLVLQTGAGAGPVAPADSTDHLWLTRRP; encoded by the coding sequence ATGGTGGCCATGTACAGCGATCCCGGTGGGTATGGCGGCGGACCCCGCCCGGCCTACCCGCCGCCCGGATACGGTGGCTATCCCGGCCATCCGGGCTACCCCGGCTATCCCCCACCGGGTCACGGCTATTACGGCGGGTATCCGGGCCCGCCCCCGGAGGTCAAGCCCGGCATCATCGCGCTGCGTCCGCTGAACCTGTCCGACATCTTCAACGGCGCCTTCGCCTACATCCGGGCCAACCCCAAGGCCACCCTGGGACTGACCACCATCGTGGTGGTCATCGCGCAGTTGTTCGCGCTGCTGTTGCAGATCACCCCGCTGGCCAGCAGCGGTGCGCTGGACTCCGCCTACACCGGCGAGGACGCGCCGGCGGTGGCACTGATCGGCCCCACCCTGGGCACCATCGCCGGTGCCGTCGCCACCTGGGTGTCGGGCATCGTGCTGGCCGGACTGCTGACCGTCATCGTGGGGCGCGCCGTCTTCGGATCGGGAATCACCATCGGCGCGGCCTGGCAGCGGCTGCGCGGCCGAATCTGGGCACTGCTCGGATTCACCGCGCTCGAGGCGGTGGGGGCGATCCTGCTCGTCGGCGTCGCCGTCGGGCTGACCGTCGTGGCGGTCGTGGTGGGCGACGCCGCCGCGGGGTTCCTGGTCGGCATTCCGCTCCTGCTCGGTCTGGTCATCCTGATGGTGTACCTGGGCACCATGCTGAGCTTCGTCCCGCCGCTCATCGTGCTGGAGCGGCTACCCATCCTCGCCGCGGTTCAGCGGTCGTTCGCGTTGATCCGCAACGATTTCTGGCGGGTGTTCGGCATCCGCCTGCTGGCCACCATGGTGGCGGGCATGATCGCCGGCGCGGTGGCGGTGCCGTTCAGCTTCGGCGGCCAGATTCTGCTGCTCGCCTCGGAGACCACCGCCGCGGCGGTGGTCGGCCTGGTGCTGATCTCCGTGGGAGCCGCGATCGGGCAGATCCTCACCTCGCCGTTCACCGCGGGGGTGGTCGTGTTGCAGTACACCGATCGCCGGATCCGCGCGGAGGCCTTCGATCTGGTGTTGCAGACGGGCGCCGGCGCCGGTCCGGTCGCCCCCGCGGACAGTACCGACCACCTGTGGCTGACCCGCCGGCCCTGA
- a CDS encoding DUF4129 domain-containing protein, with protein MSGLDIDSDAAHEAAQRELGKPIYPKPSLTDQLWAWLEDLLYRVFSAGSSVPGGWITVGLLSLLVVIAAVVAIRVAMRAMRTRRGGDVALFDGHQLGSAEHRALAQQCAAQGDWAAAIRHRLRAVARKLEETGVLDPVPGRTATELARDAAAAVGGLRDELSRAAEIFNDVAYGARPATEAGYRVIAGLDDHLDHAAAAPPGAPSAVPDAWVPVR; from the coding sequence GTGTCCGGACTCGACATCGACAGCGACGCCGCCCATGAGGCGGCGCAACGTGAACTGGGCAAGCCGATCTACCCGAAGCCGTCGCTGACCGACCAGCTGTGGGCCTGGCTCGAGGACCTGCTCTACCGGGTGTTCAGTGCGGGTTCGTCGGTGCCCGGCGGGTGGATCACCGTCGGGCTGCTGTCGCTGCTGGTCGTCATCGCGGCCGTGGTGGCGATCCGGGTGGCGATGCGCGCCATGCGCACCCGCCGCGGCGGTGATGTCGCCCTGTTCGACGGCCACCAGCTCGGCTCCGCCGAACACCGCGCCCTGGCGCAACAGTGTGCCGCGCAAGGGGATTGGGCGGCCGCCATCCGGCACCGGCTCCGTGCGGTCGCACGCAAGCTGGAGGAGACGGGGGTGCTCGACCCGGTGCCCGGGCGCACCGCCACCGAACTCGCCCGCGATGCGGCCGCCGCCGTGGGCGGCCTGCGCGACGAATTGAGCCGTGCTGCCGAGATTTTCAACGACGTGGCCTACGGCGCCCGCCCGGCCACCGAGGCCGGTTACCGGGTGATCGCCGGCCTGGACGACCACCTGGACCATGCCGCGGCCGCGCCGCCGGGCGCCCCGAGCGCCGTACCCGACGCCTGGGTTCCGGTGCGATGA
- a CDS encoding DUF4350 domain-containing protein, with translation MTTTSSPAAPGVSRWRTARWATLAVAAVIAVAVLTTVLTAPRPGGLMEAGSTSPDGAHALVTLLGEHGVDVVVADDLEAVVRAARPDTLIVVAQTFFLYDDDTLATLAGLPGDRLVVAPTSATRERLAPGVRRDGATAFGGAPDCDLPEAVRTGDADLGLSDTFAAAGTRTVSRCYRGALVRYTEAGRTVTVVGSSDFMTNGGLLGKGNAALAMNLAGARDRVIWYAPQRTEGGTEGAKTITDLIPDRVYWAVLQLGLSVALFAWWRGRRLGRLVAEDLPVVVRASETVEGRARLYRSRRARAHAAAALRTAALGRLLPRLGLGAAAGEAAVSQAVAQRCGQPPNTVSHILFGPPPGTDAELHQLAHQLDDIERQVTQS, from the coding sequence ATGACGACAACCAGTTCACCGGCGGCGCCCGGGGTGAGTCGATGGCGGACCGCGCGCTGGGCCACGCTCGCGGTGGCCGCCGTCATCGCCGTCGCCGTGCTGACCACGGTTCTCACCGCGCCGCGGCCCGGCGGGCTGATGGAGGCCGGTTCCACCTCACCCGACGGCGCCCACGCCCTGGTCACCCTCCTCGGTGAGCACGGTGTCGACGTCGTGGTCGCCGACGATCTCGAGGCGGTGGTCCGGGCCGCCCGCCCCGACACGTTGATCGTCGTGGCGCAGACCTTCTTCCTCTATGACGACGACACTCTGGCGACCCTGGCCGGCCTGCCCGGCGACCGGTTGGTGGTGGCTCCCACGTCGGCCACCCGGGAACGGCTCGCACCCGGGGTCCGCCGCGACGGCGCCACCGCGTTCGGCGGCGCCCCCGATTGTGATCTGCCGGAAGCCGTCCGTACCGGTGACGCCGATCTGGGCCTCAGCGATACCTTTGCGGCGGCGGGGACGCGCACCGTCAGCCGGTGCTACCGCGGTGCGCTGGTGCGCTACACCGAGGCGGGCCGCACCGTCACCGTGGTCGGCAGCAGCGATTTCATGACCAACGGTGGCCTGCTCGGCAAGGGCAACGCCGCGTTGGCGATGAACCTGGCCGGCGCCCGCGACCGGGTGATCTGGTACGCGCCACAGCGCACCGAGGGCGGCACCGAGGGCGCGAAGACGATCACCGACCTGATCCCAGACCGGGTGTACTGGGCGGTGCTGCAACTGGGTCTGTCCGTCGCGCTTTTCGCGTGGTGGCGGGGACGCCGGCTGGGGCGGTTGGTGGCCGAGGACCTACCGGTGGTGGTGCGGGCGTCGGAAACCGTGGAGGGCCGGGCCCGGCTGTACCGGTCCCGCCGGGCCAGGGCGCATGCCGCCGCCGCGTTGCGCACCGCCGCCCTGGGCCGGCTGCTGCCGCGATTGGGTCTCGGCGCCGCCGCCGGCGAGGCCGCCGTCAGCCAGGCCGTCGCCCAGCGTTGCGGACAGCCTCCGAACACGGTGAGCCACATCCTGTTCGGGCCCCCACCCGGAACCGACGCCGAACTCCACCAACTCGCCCACCAGCTCGACGACATCGAAAGGCAGGTCACCCAGTCGTGA
- a CDS encoding AAA family ATPase: MSQPSPQDAARDALLALRNEIGKAVVGQEAVVSGLVIALLCRGHVLLEGVPGVAKTLLVRTLAAALQLDFKRVQFTPDLMPGDVTGSLVYDARTAEFEFRAGPVFTHLLLADEINRTPPKTQAALLEAMEERQVSVDGEPRPLPDPFIVAATQNPIEYEGTYQLPEAQLDRFLLKLNVPLPPRDQEIAILDRHARGFDPRDLSSVRPVAGPAELAAGRDGVRQVLVSAEVLGYIVDIVGATRQSPSLQLGVSPRGATALLATARSWAWLSGRNYVTPDDVKAMARPTLRHRIALRPEAELEGASPDGVLDGILTSVPVPR, from the coding sequence GTGAGTCAGCCCTCCCCCCAGGACGCCGCCCGCGACGCGTTGCTCGCCCTGCGCAACGAGATCGGCAAGGCCGTCGTCGGCCAGGAAGCGGTGGTGAGCGGCCTGGTCATCGCCTTGCTGTGCCGGGGGCACGTGCTGCTGGAGGGGGTGCCCGGCGTGGCCAAGACGCTGCTGGTGCGCACCCTGGCGGCGGCCCTGCAGCTGGACTTCAAACGGGTGCAGTTCACCCCGGACCTGATGCCCGGCGACGTCACCGGCTCGCTGGTGTACGACGCCCGCACCGCCGAGTTCGAATTCCGGGCCGGCCCGGTGTTCACCCACCTGCTGCTGGCCGACGAGATCAACCGCACCCCACCCAAGACCCAGGCCGCGCTGCTGGAGGCAATGGAGGAGCGGCAGGTCAGTGTCGACGGCGAACCCCGCCCACTGCCGGACCCGTTCATCGTCGCGGCCACCCAGAACCCCATCGAGTACGAGGGCACGTACCAGCTGCCGGAGGCGCAGCTGGACCGCTTCCTGCTCAAGCTGAATGTGCCGCTACCGCCGCGCGATCAGGAGATCGCCATCCTGGACCGGCACGCGCGCGGCTTCGACCCGCGTGACCTGTCGTCGGTGCGCCCGGTGGCGGGCCCGGCCGAACTGGCCGCCGGCCGCGACGGGGTGCGCCAGGTGCTGGTCTCTGCGGAGGTGCTGGGCTACATCGTCGATATCGTCGGCGCCACCCGGCAGTCACCGTCGCTGCAGCTGGGGGTGTCCCCGCGCGGGGCCACCGCGTTGCTGGCGACCGCCCGGTCGTGGGCCTGGTTGTCGGGCCGCAACTATGTGACCCCCGACGACGTGAAGGCGATGGCCCGGCCCACCCTGCGACACCGCATCGCCCTGCGGCCGGAGGCCGAGCTGGAAGGGGCCAGCCCCGACGGTGTGCTGGACGGCATCCTGACCTCCGTCCCGGTGCCGCGCTAG